TGTTGCAGCTCTGCCCCTGGCAACCGCTGTATCACTGGAAGCCGGAATTCCTATGATTTATCCCAGGATGACCATGAAAGAGCATGGAACCGGGAACAGGATAGAGGGTGAATATAAAAAAGGGGAAAAAATACTGCTCCTGGATGATCTTATCACCACGGGAAAATCCAAGGTTGAGGCGATTGAAATTCTCAGGGAGGCCGGTTTGGTTGTTGAGGATCTTATTGTGCTCCTTGAACGGGGTGTCCAGGGAAGAAAAGACATGGAGTCTGCAGGAATCAAACTCCACAGCTATGCTCATGTCAAAGAGTTTCTCCAGCCCTGTCATGAACTGGGAATGATTGATGAGGTTCAGTTGAAAGAGATGCTGGACTACGCGGGTAAAGAATAAAATTGGAGTTCTTCAGAGTCTTTGCCGTTATAATGACACAAAATATCTCACTGGGCAGTATATCCCTTCCTTTCAGTATTCTAGGATTTATCACAAGAGTCATGTTGCCATTTATTTTCATGATTCTTCTCTATGGATTGCTCCTTTGGGGATTCAGGAGAATCCTGGGTCTGACAAAACTGAAAGAGAGTACCAAAGTTCAGACCATCAGATATTTTCGTCTGATTATGAAGTTACTCGTTGTTGCCGGTCTTGCCGCCTCGGTGGGAAACCTTCTGGGAACAGAGGTCTATTCCTGGTATAGCCGTTTTCTCGGCTTCCTGAACAGGCCCTTCTTTGTTTCAGGGAATACCCGGATATCCTTTGTGACCCTTTTAATGCTGATGCCTGTGTTTTATATAGCTTCCTGGTCGGGAAAATATGCCAGAAAGCTCTTAGATTCCTCACTGTTTGAACAGTTCGGTCTGGATGAGGCTAAACGGTTTTCCATAGGAAGTATGGCCCGGTACGTCGTCATGACAATGGCTTTTCTCTTTGGACTATCCATTGTAGGAATTGACCTGTCTGCATTGAGCGTCATCCTGGGTGTTATGGGTATTGGGCTCGGTTTCGGTCTTCAGAGCATTGTAGCAAACTTCTTTGCCGGTCTGATTATCATATCCACCAGGCCGATTAAGGAGGGTGACCGAATCCTGATCAATGGAATGGATGGAATCGTTCAGCATATCCGTTTCATCTCAACGGACATAAAAACTTTTGAAAATCAGAATATTATCATTCCCAATTCCCATTTTGTGGACAATGCTGTTCATAACTATTCCTATACAGACCGGCATATTATCATTGTGAATGAAGTGGCAGTCTCATACAATTCCGATCTTGAAAGAGTCCGGGTCATACTGGAAGAGATTAATGAGAGGAATCCATATAAATTAGGAGGGTCTGAAAACATTGTCCGCATACTCTCCTTTGGAGACAATGGGATCAATGTAAGCCTCAGAAGCCTGATTAGAGATGTTACTTTTAAGTTTGATGCCTTTTCCTGGACGAATATGGAGATCTGGAAACAATTTAAAAAAGAGGGTATTGAGATTCCTTTTCCCCAGAGAGATGTTCATATCAAATCTATGCCCGTGCCGGAATATCCTGCCGATGAGAGTCGTGAAAGTTAGCAGTCTGTCGGACTTAGTGCTTTTTAAGTAAAACACCCCGGTTCCCTTTGAAGCGGTCATCCTCCAGGGTTTTAAATCCTTTGATATGCTTTTCAAGGAGTGACATATCCGAACTTCTGCCCATAATAAAACAGAATCTTCCAGGTTTGACCAGTTTACGGGCC
This portion of the Oceanispirochaeta sp. genome encodes:
- a CDS encoding mechanosensitive ion channel domain-containing protein, with product MTQNISLGSISLPFSILGFITRVMLPFIFMILLYGLLLWGFRRILGLTKLKESTKVQTIRYFRLIMKLLVVAGLAASVGNLLGTEVYSWYSRFLGFLNRPFFVSGNTRISFVTLLMLMPVFYIASWSGKYARKLLDSSLFEQFGLDEAKRFSIGSMARYVVMTMAFLFGLSIVGIDLSALSVILGVMGIGLGFGLQSIVANFFAGLIIISTRPIKEGDRILINGMDGIVQHIRFISTDIKTFENQNIIIPNSHFVDNAVHNYSYTDRHIIIVNEVAVSYNSDLERVRVILEEINERNPYKLGGSENIVRILSFGDNGINVSLRSLIRDVTFKFDAFSWTNMEIWKQFKKEGIEIPFPQRDVHIKSMPVPEYPADESRES